The following coding sequences are from one Musa acuminata AAA Group cultivar baxijiao chromosome BXJ2-4, Cavendish_Baxijiao_AAA, whole genome shotgun sequence window:
- the LOC103982930 gene encoding uncharacterized protein LOC103982930 isoform X1, with amino-acid sequence MTTGLQSVCCVHRRLLQLSPPSSTPPFCPRRRSLSGPSAVLPPVNLRWYGRSFRFRNASTGRSILPGKVLAYLPDSENSNGAVKEANPSSVDSNVGSLVSARDFDAVLRSGSHARGSFDPFRGKSGSVSFCGLTHQMVEERKLVSSPFKDGTGSLVWILGPLALISSLVVPQFFLGNVIESVLRDEILAEIVASLSSEAIFYVGLAAFLSVTDHVQRPYLDFSPKRWSLITGLRGYLSSAFFTMGFKVFAPLLAAYVVWPVIGLPAVVAVAPFLMGCAAQYAFETHLDRRNSSCWPVLPIIFEVYRLYQLNKGAHFIERLLFLMRGSSTNTAVMERSSAFISMLAVLQILGVVCLWSLMTFLLRLFPSRPVAENY; translated from the exons ATGACGACGGGGCTACAGTCCGTTTGCTGCGTTCACCGCCGCCTTCTCCAACTCTCGCCTCCCTCCTCTACTCCTCCCTTCTGCCCCCGTCGCAGAAGCCTCTCCGGCCCTTCCGCCGTC CTTCCTCCTGTTAACCTTCGATGGTACGGCCGCAGTTTCCGCTTCCGGAACGCATCCACAG GTCGATCGATTCTGCCGGGCAAGGTGTTAGCCTATTTGCCCGATTCAGAGAACTCCAACGGCGCGGTAAAAGAGGCGAATCCGTCCAGTGTTGATTCGAACGTTGGATCCTTGGTTAGCGCGAGGGATTTCGACGCGGTCCTCCGGTCTGGGTCTCACGCGAGGGGCAGCTTTGACCCCTTTCGTGGGAAGTCGGGTTCTGTGTCTTTCTGCGGATTGACTCACCAGATGGTGGAAGAGAGGAAGCTGGTTTCTTCCCCCTTCAAGGACGGCACAGGATCGCTCGTGTGGATTTTAGGTCCTCTAGCGCTGATATCTTCGCTCGTGGTTCCACAATTTTTTCTCGGCAACGTTATCGAGTCGGTTCtacgagatgagatccttgcag AAATTGTCGCCTCATTGTCTTCAGAGGCCATATTCTATGTCGGGCTTGCTGCATTTCTGTCAGTAACTGATCATGTCCAACGCCCATATCTTGACTTCAGCCCGAAAAGATGGAGCCTTATCACCGGCCTCAGAGGCTACCTTTCCTCGGCTTTCTTCACCATGGGTTTCAAggtgtttgctcctcttcttgcgGCCTATGTTGTTTGGCCAGTGATTGGTCTCCCTGCTGTGGTTGCCGTTGCTCCATTTCTGATGGGTTGTGCTGCACAATATGCATTTGAGACACACCTCGACAGACGTAATTCATCTTGTTGGCCTGTATTGCCAATAATCTTTGAG GTATATAGACTGTATCAGTTGAACAAGGGTGCACATTTTATAGAAAGGTTATTGTTTCTAATGAGAGGATCGTCTACGAACACTGCAGTAATGGAAAGAAGTAGCGCATTCATTTCCATGCTAGCCGTTCTCCAAATCCTTGGTGTTGTTTGCCTGTGGTCTTTAATGACTTTTCTTCTACGACTTTTCCCTTCTAGACCTGTGGCAGAGAACTATTGA
- the LOC103982930 gene encoding uncharacterized protein LOC103982930 isoform X2, whose amino-acid sequence MTTGLQSVCCVHRRLLQLSPPSSTPPFCPRRRSLSGPSAVLPPVNLRWYGRSFRFRNASTGRSILPGKVLAYLPDSENSNGAVKEANPSSVDSNVGSLVSARDFDAVLRSGSHARGSFDPFRGKSGSVSFCGLTHQMVEERKLVSSPFKDGTGSLVWILGPLALISSLVVPQFFLGNVIESVLRDEILAEIVASLSSEAIFYVGLAAFLSVTDHVQRPYLDFSPKRWSLITGLRGYLSSAFFTMGFKVFAPLLAAYVVWPVIGLPAVVAVAPFLMGCAAQYAFETHLDRRNSSCWPVLPIIFE is encoded by the exons ATGACGACGGGGCTACAGTCCGTTTGCTGCGTTCACCGCCGCCTTCTCCAACTCTCGCCTCCCTCCTCTACTCCTCCCTTCTGCCCCCGTCGCAGAAGCCTCTCCGGCCCTTCCGCCGTC CTTCCTCCTGTTAACCTTCGATGGTACGGCCGCAGTTTCCGCTTCCGGAACGCATCCACAG GTCGATCGATTCTGCCGGGCAAGGTGTTAGCCTATTTGCCCGATTCAGAGAACTCCAACGGCGCGGTAAAAGAGGCGAATCCGTCCAGTGTTGATTCGAACGTTGGATCCTTGGTTAGCGCGAGGGATTTCGACGCGGTCCTCCGGTCTGGGTCTCACGCGAGGGGCAGCTTTGACCCCTTTCGTGGGAAGTCGGGTTCTGTGTCTTTCTGCGGATTGACTCACCAGATGGTGGAAGAGAGGAAGCTGGTTTCTTCCCCCTTCAAGGACGGCACAGGATCGCTCGTGTGGATTTTAGGTCCTCTAGCGCTGATATCTTCGCTCGTGGTTCCACAATTTTTTCTCGGCAACGTTATCGAGTCGGTTCtacgagatgagatccttgcag AAATTGTCGCCTCATTGTCTTCAGAGGCCATATTCTATGTCGGGCTTGCTGCATTTCTGTCAGTAACTGATCATGTCCAACGCCCATATCTTGACTTCAGCCCGAAAAGATGGAGCCTTATCACCGGCCTCAGAGGCTACCTTTCCTCGGCTTTCTTCACCATGGGTTTCAAggtgtttgctcctcttcttgcgGCCTATGTTGTTTGGCCAGTGATTGGTCTCCCTGCTGTGGTTGCCGTTGCTCCATTTCTGATGGGTTGTGCTGCACAATATGCATTTGAGACACACCTCGACAGACGTAATTCATCTTGTTGGCCTGTATTGCCAATAATCTTTGAG TAA